A stretch of the Fusobacterium varium genome encodes the following:
- a CDS encoding putative ABC transporter permease protein, protein MKTRERKWHILFFIIILLQIFPLIYMLSISLKSMDQIFSEPLKLIPSVITFENYKHIWNNVPIIRYIWNTFFISAMVTLGKIITSIMAAYVMTYKEFKGKKIVYSMILITLFVPFTVTMIPNYLTTSKLGILDTSFGVILPQLADALGILLMMQNMRGIPKSLLEVAKIDNISETRTLIHLIIPMIKNSIIAMGILFFINSWNEYFWPLIILSSKENYTLSLALQMFISSEGGNNWGITMAIAGMTIIFPIILYIFCQRMIMTSFVKSGIKG, encoded by the coding sequence ATGAAAACTAGAGAAAGAAAATGGCATATATTATTTTTTATAATTATTTTATTGCAGATATTTCCTTTGATATACATGCTTTCGATATCACTGAAAAGTATGGATCAGATATTTTCTGAACCTTTGAAGCTGATTCCATCAGTAATTACATTTGAAAATTATAAGCATATATGGAATAATGTGCCGATAATCAGATATATATGGAATACTTTCTTTATTTCGGCAATGGTTACTTTGGGAAAAATAATTACAAGTATTATGGCAGCTTATGTAATGACATATAAGGAATTTAAAGGGAAAAAAATAGTTTATTCAATGATATTAATTACCTTATTTGTCCCTTTTACAGTAACAATGATACCAAACTATTTAACTACATCAAAGCTGGGAATACTGGATACAAGTTTTGGAGTCATTCTTCCGCAATTAGCAGATGCTTTAGGAATACTTTTAATGATGCAGAATATGAGAGGAATACCAAAGTCTCTTTTAGAGGTAGCTAAAATAGATAACATATCTGAAACAAGAACATTGATACACCTTATAATACCTATGATAAAAAATTCTATAATAGCAATGGGAATATTGTTTTTTATTAATTCATGGAACGAATATTTCTGGCCGTTGATAATATTGAGCAGTAAGGAAAATTATACATTATCTCTTGCACTTCAGATGTTCATAAGCTCAGAAGGGGGAAATAACTGGGGAATAACTATGGCAATAGCTGGAATGACTATAATATTTCCAATAATTCTATACATATTTTGCCAGAGAATGATAATGACCAGTTTTGTTAAGTCAGGGATAAAAGGATAA
- a CDS encoding putative ABC transporter ATP-binding protein, whose amino-acid sequence MSSIIFKNVCKDYGNTQVVKNLNLEINPGERLVLLGPSGCGKSTTLRMIAGLEKITSGELYFGDKLMNDIEAGERNVAMVFQNYALYPHMTVWDNITFGLRMNKLEREEIEKRAKEALKILNLEGLEKRYSKELSGGQRQRVALCRAVVKQSPFFLLDEPLSNLDVQLRNSSREELVKLHNLYRPTFVYVTHDQIEAMTIGHRIAVLNKGYLQQIDTPEKIYNNPVNIFVAKFIGIPQINILRVNINEGDILFKNNRIKLSDEKRKLIEKRSEVYLGIRPEYVKVSRDETENSMKGNIAKIENYGSQKCLLITVNGGEKVMASVPNDSDFKRYEDVYIKFSKKNMLFFDIATENNIEME is encoded by the coding sequence ATGAGCAGTATAATATTTAAAAATGTGTGTAAAGACTATGGAAATACCCAAGTAGTAAAGAATCTTAATTTGGAAATTAATCCAGGAGAAAGACTTGTTCTCTTAGGTCCATCTGGATGTGGAAAAAGTACAACATTAAGAATGATAGCAGGGCTTGAAAAAATAACATCAGGGGAATTGTATTTTGGAGATAAATTAATGAATGATATAGAGGCTGGAGAAAGAAATGTAGCAATGGTATTTCAAAACTATGCTCTTTATCCTCATATGACTGTTTGGGATAATATAACATTTGGGCTCAGAATGAATAAGCTGGAAAGGGAAGAGATAGAGAAAAGAGCTAAAGAAGCATTGAAAATATTAAATCTTGAAGGATTGGAAAAAAGATACTCTAAAGAACTTTCAGGAGGGCAGAGACAGAGGGTTGCTCTATGCAGAGCTGTGGTAAAACAGTCACCTTTTTTTCTTCTAGATGAACCTTTATCAAATCTTGATGTACAGTTGAGGAATAGTTCAAGAGAGGAACTTGTGAAACTTCATAATTTGTATAGACCTACATTTGTATATGTAACTCATGATCAGATAGAGGCTATGACAATAGGACATAGAATAGCAGTATTAAATAAAGGATATCTCCAGCAGATAGATACTCCAGAAAAAATATATAATAATCCTGTAAATATATTTGTAGCAAAATTTATAGGAATACCCCAAATAAATATACTAAGAGTAAATATAAATGAAGGGGATATTCTGTTTAAAAATAATAGAATAAAACTATCTGATGAAAAAAGGAAACTTATTGAGAAAAGAAGTGAAGTATATCTGGGTATCAGACCTGAATATGTAAAGGTAAGCAGAGATGAAACAGAAAACAGTATGAAAGGAAACATAGCTAAAATAGAAAATTATGGAAGCCAGAAATGCTTACTGATAACAGTAAATGGAGGAGAAAAAGTTATGGCTTCTGTACCAAATGACAGTGATTTTAAAAGATATGAAGATGTATATATAAAATTTTCAAAGAAAAATATGCTTTTCTTTGATATAGCTACTGAAAATAATATAGAAATGGAATAA
- a CDS encoding putative ABC transporter periplasmic binding protein has translation MKVNLKNGMILGTMMFMAACSQGEKTSTENTVQEKKPVQIEYWHVASETFGGGAIKELIKEFNEQNKDIQVIEKFNPDMYKGLTQNLQVSIASKKYPAIVQMGYSYLNYAKDNFEYTAAQDVINKYFPEDKDFLDKNFLPNILELGQVNGEQVGIPYSISNPIMYINADLFKEAGLNPDTPPKTWKEVAEAAMTIKMKTGNPGFFMQEYADNWAQQALLEGNGGQMLKVENGVTIPTFSSKESAEAYQLTADMVNNKSAIHASNDEGFQTFLNGKLGMVVTTIGKRENFESSAKFDLRGAKFPLFDGKERKLPAGGNMLMIMAKSPEEQQAAWKFMKFLLSADSTEKWTKGTGYLPPTIVEKGTGIDKFLTENKLMSVAASQMPDMGQWASFSGSNGLKAEQILIDARDIILSGEKPADEALEDAQNEIIKLMK, from the coding sequence TTGAAAGTAAATTTGAAAAATGGAATGATATTAGGAACGATGATGTTTATGGCTGCATGTTCACAGGGAGAAAAAACATCAACTGAAAACACAGTGCAAGAGAAAAAACCAGTTCAAATAGAATACTGGCATGTAGCATCAGAAACATTTGGTGGAGGAGCTATAAAGGAGTTAATAAAGGAATTTAATGAACAAAATAAAGATATTCAGGTAATTGAGAAATTCAATCCTGATATGTACAAAGGTCTTACTCAAAATCTTCAAGTATCAATAGCTTCTAAAAAATATCCTGCAATAGTTCAAATGGGATATTCATACCTAAACTATGCAAAGGATAATTTTGAATATACAGCAGCTCAGGATGTTATAAATAAATATTTTCCAGAGGATAAAGATTTCCTTGATAAAAATTTCCTTCCTAATATTCTTGAACTTGGGCAGGTAAATGGAGAACAGGTAGGAATACCATATTCTATAAGTAATCCTATTATGTATATCAATGCAGATTTATTTAAAGAAGCAGGTCTTAATCCAGATACTCCACCAAAAACTTGGAAAGAAGTAGCGGAGGCAGCTATGACAATAAAAATGAAAACTGGAAATCCAGGGTTCTTCATGCAGGAATATGCTGATAACTGGGCTCAACAGGCTTTGTTAGAAGGAAATGGAGGACAGATGCTGAAAGTGGAAAATGGAGTTACAATACCTACATTTTCATCAAAAGAGTCAGCAGAAGCATATCAGCTGACAGCAGATATGGTAAATAATAAATCAGCAATACATGCAAGCAATGATGAAGGATTCCAAACTTTTCTTAATGGAAAATTGGGAATGGTAGTGACAACAATTGGTAAAAGAGAAAATTTTGAATCAAGTGCCAAATTTGATTTGAGAGGAGCGAAATTTCCATTATTTGATGGAAAAGAAAGAAAACTTCCAGCTGGAGGGAATATGCTTATGATAATGGCAAAATCACCAGAGGAACAACAGGCAGCATGGAAATTTATGAAATTCCTTTTAAGTGCTGATTCTACTGAGAAATGGACTAAAGGCACAGGATATCTTCCACCTACAATTGTGGAAAAAGGAACAGGAATAGATAAATTTCTTACTGAAAATAAATTAATGAGTGTAGCAGCAAGTCAAATGCCAGATATGGGGCAATGGGCAAGTTTTTCAGGAAGCAATGGATTAAAGGCAGAACAGATACTTATAGATGCCAGAGATATTATATTGAGTGGAGAAAAACCAGCAGATGAAGCTCTTGAAGATGCACAAAATGAAATTATAAAACTTATGAAGTAA
- a CDS encoding putative methyltransferase — protein MYYSTHYSSPLGEILLASDGDNLIGLWYEGQKYYAATIKEEIADKSELSVFKITKKWLDRYFNGEKPDISELPLSPNGGEFRKAVWDVLCKIPYGKTITYGEIAEIVAGKMGKERMSSQAVGGAVGHNPIAIIIPCHRVVGKNGSLTGFASGISKKIKLLELEKVDMSHFFVPTKGTAL, from the coding sequence ATGTATTATTCAACACACTACTCATCACCTTTAGGAGAAATATTACTGGCAAGTGATGGAGACAATCTCATTGGATTATGGTATGAAGGACAAAAATATTATGCAGCTACTATTAAAGAGGAGATAGCTGATAAATCAGAACTTTCGGTATTTAAAATTACAAAAAAATGGCTGGATAGATATTTTAATGGAGAGAAGCCAGATATTTCAGAACTTCCTCTATCTCCAAATGGTGGAGAGTTTAGAAAAGCTGTATGGGATGTTTTATGTAAAATTCCTTATGGAAAAACTATTACTTATGGTGAAATTGCAGAAATTGTGGCTGGTAAAATGGGAAAAGAAAGAATGTCCAGTCAGGCAGTTGGGGGAGCAGTGGGGCATAATCCTATTGCTATCATCATTCCATGTCATCGTGTTGTAGGAAAAAATGGAAGTTTAACCGGATTTGCCAGCGGTATCAGTAAAAAGATTAAACTATTGGAACTTGAAAAAGTTGATATGTCACATTTTTTTGTTCCTACTAAAGGTACAGCACTTTGA
- a CDS encoding putative ABC transporter permease protein has translation MKVKKENYMIALLIPAIGIFTTFVFWPIARTVYLSFFDWNMISKNKKFVLLDNYTSILNDSVIYKSLGNTFLYIIFLGIFNFILPYIFAYALALLISRLKSFYRAMIFFPSIISLVVASLVFLWLFNPMSGPISKVYELFGIESPFWLKTNGLVILLVSIITAWKIFGYNLILLLAGVLEVPSELIESAKIDKLSNLQIFIYIVLPMTSSTALYVLIMTVVYGLQQVFVPINVLTQGGPNNGSTNLVYSIYQYAFTFFQTGRASALAIITTLFFFVLISLKIKILEKGVYYEN, from the coding sequence TTGAAAGTAAAAAAAGAAAACTACATGATTGCACTTTTAATTCCAGCTATTGGTATTTTTACTACATTTGTTTTCTGGCCCATAGCAAGAACTGTTTATCTCAGTTTTTTTGACTGGAATATGATAAGTAAAAATAAAAAGTTTGTACTGCTGGATAATTATACAAGTATATTGAATGATTCAGTTATATATAAGTCACTGGGAAATACATTCTTATATATAATATTTTTGGGAATATTTAATTTTATACTTCCATATATATTTGCTTATGCATTGGCACTGCTTATCAGCAGATTAAAAAGCTTTTATAGGGCAATGATATTTTTTCCAAGTATAATTTCCCTTGTGGTAGCTTCTCTGGTATTTTTATGGCTTTTTAATCCCATGTCAGGTCCTATATCAAAAGTTTATGAATTATTTGGGATAGAATCTCCATTTTGGCTGAAAACTAATGGGCTGGTAATTCTCTTGGTGAGTATTATAACAGCATGGAAAATATTTGGATATAATCTGATACTTCTTTTAGCAGGGGTGCTGGAAGTTCCATCAGAATTAATAGAAAGTGCAAAAATAGATAAACTTTCCAATCTTCAAATATTTATATATATAGTACTTCCTATGACATCTTCAACAGCTTTGTATGTATTGATAATGACAGTAGTATATGGGCTGCAGCAAGTATTTGTTCCTATAAATGTTCTTACCCAAGGAGGACCAAACAATGGAAGTACAAACCTTGTATATAGTATATATCAGTATGCTTTCACATTTTTTCAGACAGGAAGAGCTTCAGCATTGGCTATAATCACTACTCTGTTTTTCTTTGTATTGATAAGCTTGAAGATAAAAATACTGGAAAAAGGAGTTTATTATGAAAACTAG